Within the Streptomyces sp. NBC_00554 genome, the region CACCGCGTTGCTCGCGGCGGTCCGGGACGCGACCGTCGCGGGTGCCGACGGGGAGGCCGCGGCGGCGCCGTTCGCTGCGGGCCCCTGGCTGTTCAGTCACAACGGCGCCGTCCTCGGGTGGCCGCGCTCCCTGGCCCCGCTCGTCCAGAGCCTGCCCGCGATGGAGTTGCTGTCGATGGAGGCGCGCTGCGACTCGGCGCTCGTATGGGCGCTGCTCCTGCACCGGCTGCACGAGGGCGACGACGAGAGCCAGGCGCTGGCCGACACGGTCGTCGAGGTGGCCGAGGCGGCGCCGGGATCCCGGCTCAACCTGCTCCTCACCAACGGCGATTCGATCACCGCGACGGCGTGGGGCGACACCCTCTGGTACCTCACCGAGCCCGGCCACCGCACGGTCGTGGCCTCCGAGCCCTACGACGAGGACCCGCGC harbors:
- the egtC gene encoding ergothioneine biosynthesis protein EgtC, producing MCRHLAFLGTEEPLGRLLVEPPHSLFRQSWAPRRQRHGTVNADGFGVGWYAEGDPLPARYRRTGPIWGDQSFADLARVVRTTALLAAVRDATVAGADGEAAAAPFAAGPWLFSHNGAVLGWPRSLAPLVQSLPAMELLSMEARCDSALVWALLLHRLHEGDDESQALADTVVEVAEAAPGSRLNLLLTNGDSITATAWGDTLWYLTEPGHRTVVASEPYDEDPRWQEVPDRTLLSATRDDVLLSPLKDPHDHLPSAPSKEPRT